Proteins co-encoded in one Arachis stenosperma cultivar V10309 chromosome 7, arast.V10309.gnm1.PFL2, whole genome shotgun sequence genomic window:
- the LOC130940074 gene encoding probable WRKY transcription factor 70, producing the protein MENNNSGRKEAIEQELIRGRDVAKQLLEVLIIHKSNRNEEGIERSMVMMPFIEDAVSKILISFTNTLLLFNRDTQHNRSDEEGNHIHQGCKKSKRPPTLCYKRKSFAPTWSIDNAILSEDGLEWRKYGQKKTKDCRYIRSYYKCSYKNEEDCKAIKHVQRIQEDPPLYRTTYSGHHTCKSSFVNYPHMKLESAPSLGSSKLLSFNNNYYYNNNTLQSKEMKHLSSSISSTKQEPVEVTIPNDDHNQIHLLSDCELDFDIPPNLLHSKFYGG; encoded by the exons ATGGAGAATAACAACAGTGGGAGAAAGGAGGCAATAGAACAAGAGCTAATAAGAGGCCGTGACGTGGCAAAACAGCTACTCGAAGTACTTATTATTCATAAATCCAATAGAAATGAAGAAGGAATTGAAAGGTCAATGGTGATGATGCCTTTTATTGAAGATGCTGTGAGCAAGATTCTCATATCATTCACAAACACCCTCTTGCTATTCAACAGGGACACCCAACATAACCGCTCTGATGAGGAGGGTAATCATATTCATCAAGGTTGCAAGAAAAGTAAGAGACCACCAACCCTATGCTACAAGAGAAA ATCATTTGCACCAACTTGGAGCATCGACAACGCGATTCTATCAGAGGATGGGCTTGAATGGAGAAAGTATGGACAGAAAAagacaaaggactgcagatatATAAG GAGCTACTACAAGTGCAGTTACAAGAATGAAGAAGATTGCAAAGCCATCAAACATGTTCAAAGAATCCAAGAGGATCCTCCATTATACCGTACAACCTATTCTGGCCATCACACTTGCAAAAGCTCTTTTGTCAATTACCCTCACATGAAACTTGAATCTGCTCCTTCTTTAGGGTCTTCTAAATTACTaagttttaataataattattattataacaatAATACCCTTCAAAGCAAAGAGATGAAACACCTTTCATCATCAATTTCTTCTACAAAACAAGAGCCTGTGGAAGTGACTATTCCTAATGATGACCATAATCAAATCCATCTTCTGAGTGACTGTGAGCTTGATTTCGATATTCCACCGAATCTGTTGCATTCGAAATTTTATGGGGGATGA